A region from the Leguminivora glycinivorella isolate SPB_JAAS2020 chromosome 3, LegGlyc_1.1, whole genome shotgun sequence genome encodes:
- the LOC125224830 gene encoding uncharacterized protein LOC125224830 isoform X1, translating into MEKLHYKPAAAAKIVKTCCVLDNIANKANCELPPLNRHEEQEQQQEQRLAAEFDARQQNADIYLAMAPDRCWLNKELQLGRAARQALVRQLANYVSSYGRSISVYS; encoded by the coding sequence ATGGAGAAACTGCACTACAAGCCAGCAGCGGCAGCTAAGATCGTTAAAACGTGTTGTGTGCTTGACAATATAGCTAACAAAGCGAATTGTGAACTGCCTCCGCTGAACCGACACGAAGAACAGGAGCAGCAGCAGGAGCAGAGATTAGCGGCGGAGTTTGACGCCCGTCAGCAGAATgctgatatttatttggcaatggCTCCTGACAGGTGTTGGCTAAACAAAGAGCTGCAGCTGGGTCGCGCTGCTCGTCAAGCGCTTGTCCGGCAGTTAGCAAATTATGTAAGTAGTTATGGTaggtctatttcagtttatagttaa
- the LOC125224830 gene encoding uncharacterized protein LOC125224830 isoform X2 gives MEKLHYKPAAAAKIVKTCCVLDNIANKANCELPPLNRHEEQEQQQEQRLAAEFDARQQNADIYLAMAPDRCWLNKELQLGRAARQALVRQLANYECGAPCYY, from the exons ATGGAGAAACTGCACTACAAGCCAGCAGCGGCAGCTAAGATCGTTAAAACGTGTTGTGTGCTTGACAATATAGCTAACAAAGCGAATTGTGAACTGCCTCCGCTGAACCGACACGAAGAACAGGAGCAGCAGCAGGAGCAGAGATTAGCGGCGGAGTTTGACGCCCGTCAGCAGAATgctgatatttatttggcaatggCTCCTGACAGGTGTTGGCTAAACAAAGAGCTGCAGCTGGGTCGCGCTGCTCGTCAAGCGCTTGTCCGGCAGTTAGCAAATTAT GAATGCGGAGCACCTTGCTACTACTAA